A DNA window from Aminiphilus circumscriptus DSM 16581 contains the following coding sequences:
- a CDS encoding 3-methyl-2-oxobutanoate dehydrogenase subunit VorB: protein MSERVLMKGNEALAEAAIRAGCRYFFGYPITPQNEIPEYMSRRLPEVGGVYLQAESEVAAINMIFGGAGTGERVMTSSSSPGISLMSEGISYIAGAELPCVLMNIVRGGPGLGSILPAQSDYFQATRGGGHGDYRLLVLAPSTLQEGVDLTMLAFDLAEKYKNPVMILGDGFMGQMMEAVEFRTPEPMELPDKRDWAVGYMERRGTRALVKSLYLDPEELERHNMKLQAKYREMEKNEVRYESYRTDDAEIVLAAYGTTARIARSAINELRKEGLRVGMIRPISVYPFPYAPFENLPRSVKDVLVVEMSCGQMIDDVRIGVGRTVPVHFCGRVGGIAPSVDEIEARIREITGK, encoded by the coding sequence ATGAGCGAACGTGTCCTGATGAAGGGAAATGAGGCCCTGGCGGAGGCGGCGATTCGTGCTGGGTGCAGGTATTTCTTCGGCTATCCCATCACCCCCCAGAACGAGATTCCCGAGTACATGTCCAGGCGGCTTCCCGAGGTCGGTGGGGTGTATCTCCAGGCGGAGAGCGAAGTGGCGGCGATCAATATGATCTTCGGCGGCGCCGGAACGGGAGAACGGGTGATGACCTCCTCGTCGAGTCCGGGGATTTCTCTCATGTCCGAGGGAATCAGCTACATCGCCGGAGCGGAGCTGCCTTGCGTGCTCATGAACATCGTCCGGGGCGGCCCTGGGCTCGGGAGCATCCTTCCCGCCCAGTCGGACTACTTCCAGGCCACCCGCGGTGGCGGTCACGGCGACTACCGGCTCCTCGTCCTCGCCCCCAGCACCCTCCAGGAGGGGGTGGATCTCACCATGCTCGCCTTCGACCTGGCGGAAAAGTATAAAAACCCCGTGATGATCCTGGGCGACGGCTTCATGGGGCAGATGATGGAAGCGGTGGAGTTCCGCACCCCCGAACCCATGGAGCTTCCCGACAAGAGGGATTGGGCCGTGGGTTACATGGAGCGGCGCGGAACCCGGGCGTTGGTGAAGAGCCTCTACCTCGATCCGGAGGAGCTGGAGCGGCACAACATGAAGCTCCAGGCCAAGTACCGCGAGATGGAGAAGAACGAGGTACGTTACGAGAGCTACAGGACGGACGACGCGGAGATCGTGCTCGCCGCCTACGGTACCACGGCACGCATCGCCCGGTCCGCCATCAACGAACTCCGCAAGGAGGGGCTCCGAGTGGGAATGATCCGCCCCATTTCGGTCTATCCCTTCCCCTACGCGCCCTTCGAGAATCTCCCCCGGAGCGTGAAGGACGTGCTGGTGGTGGAGATGAGCTGCGGTCAGATGATCGACGACGTCAGGATCGGCGTCGGCAGGACCGTTCCCGTGCATTTCTGCGGACGCGTGGGCGGCATCGCGCCCTCGGTGGACGAGATCGAGGCCCGGATCCGCGAGATCACGGGCAAGTAG
- a CDS encoding thiamine pyrophosphate-dependent enzyme has protein sequence MKETKIFERPKSMSDVPTHYCPGCTHGIAHRLVAEVIDELGIQKKTFGVAPVGCSVFLYNYIDTDMYEAAHGRAPAVASAVKRIRPDMVGFTYQGDGDLASIGMAEIVHAANRGELITVIFINNAIYGMTGGQMAPTTLLQQKATTCPLGRDPGVNGYPMRVAELLATLAAPAYITRVSVAKPKYVGKAAAAVKRAFQTQIDRKGFSFVEMLSTCPTNWGMRPADAANWVEEKMIPYYPLGDIKVPE, from the coding sequence ATGAAAGAGACCAAGATTTTCGAGCGCCCGAAATCCATGTCGGATGTGCCAACCCACTACTGCCCGGGGTGTACTCACGGCATCGCCCACAGACTGGTGGCGGAGGTCATCGACGAACTCGGCATTCAGAAGAAAACCTTCGGAGTCGCTCCCGTGGGGTGCTCTGTGTTCCTCTACAACTACATCGATACCGACATGTACGAGGCCGCCCATGGCAGGGCTCCGGCGGTGGCCTCGGCGGTGAAGCGCATCCGTCCCGACATGGTGGGGTTCACCTATCAGGGGGACGGCGACCTGGCCTCCATCGGCATGGCGGAGATCGTCCACGCCGCCAACCGGGGAGAGCTCATCACGGTGATCTTCATCAACAATGCCATCTACGGCATGACAGGAGGGCAAATGGCCCCCACCACGCTTTTGCAGCAGAAGGCCACCACCTGCCCTCTGGGACGCGACCCCGGCGTGAACGGCTACCCCATGCGCGTGGCGGAATTGCTCGCCACCCTCGCGGCCCCAGCCTACATCACCCGGGTCTCCGTGGCCAAGCCTAAGTACGTGGGCAAGGCTGCGGCGGCGGTGAAGCGGGCCTTTCAGACCCAGATCGACCGGAAGGGCTTTTCCTTCGTGGAGATGCTCTCCACCTGTCCCACCAACTGGGGCATGCGCCCCGCCGACGCAGCGAACTGGGTGGAAGAGAAGATGATCCCCTACTATCCCCTCGGGGACATCAAGGTACCGGAGTAA
- a CDS encoding 4Fe-4S dicluster domain-containing protein gives MPKGRITVIEDRCKSCGLCVAACPKSVLRISDRINDKGYRPAEQFAEGCIACRMCALTCPDVAIEVFRIDEDAR, from the coding sequence ATGCCTAAAGGGCGAATTACGGTGATCGAGGATCGGTGCAAGAGCTGCGGCCTGTGTGTTGCGGCCTGTCCGAAGAGCGTTCTGCGCATTTCCGACAGGATCAACGACAAGGGATATCGGCCCGCGGAGCAGTTCGCCGAAGGGTGCATCGCCTGTCGCATGTGCGCGCTCACGTGCCCCGATGTGGCGATCGAAGTCTTCCGGATCGACGAGGATGCGAGGTGA